The following are encoded together in the Bacillus sp. NP157 genome:
- a CDS encoding nuclear transport factor 2 family protein: MSEKTNVQVVKDFFAAVGRGDKQGLLDLCAADIEWIIPGKDWPLAGTHRGHAGVAHLLKTESETMETTSPEAAEYVAEGDRVMVIGVAKGKVKATNKPFEDHWVFSMRVRDGKVTHIREYIDTQELAEAASSA; encoded by the coding sequence ATGAGCGAGAAGACGAATGTCCAGGTCGTGAAGGATTTCTTCGCGGCCGTGGGGCGTGGCGATAAGCAAGGGCTACTGGACCTGTGCGCCGCGGATATCGAATGGATCATCCCGGGCAAGGACTGGCCACTGGCTGGCACGCATCGCGGGCATGCGGGCGTTGCCCATCTGCTCAAGACCGAGTCGGAAACGATGGAGACGACGTCGCCAGAGGCCGCCGAGTACGTCGCCGAAGGCGATCGCGTGATGGTCATCGGCGTCGCCAAAGGGAAGGTCAAGGCGACGAACAAACCGTTCGAAGACCACTGGGTGTTCTCGATGCGGGTCCGCGATGGCAAGGTCACCCACATCCGCGAATACATCGACACGCAGGAGCTTGCTGAAGCCGCCTCGTCGGCCTGA
- a CDS encoding SDR family oxidoreductase: protein MTRLNGKTAVITGGATGIGLAAARRFIEEGAFVFIYGRRQDALDAALAELGPNARAVKGSVSDPADLDRLYAAVKAERGTLDIVFANAGAGTQLALGKITAEHIDETFDTNVKGAIFTVQKALPLMGEGGSIILTGSSAGTTGAPGMSAYSASKAAVRNLARTWAEDLKGTGIRVNVLSPGATATELAKAALGEEGQKVFASMTPLQRMADPSEIGAAAAFLASSDSSFMTASELAVDGGLAQL, encoded by the coding sequence ATGACGCGATTGAACGGAAAGACCGCCGTGATTACCGGCGGCGCCACCGGCATCGGCCTTGCGGCCGCCAGGCGCTTTATCGAAGAAGGCGCCTTCGTTTTCATATACGGCCGTCGCCAGGATGCACTCGATGCCGCCCTTGCCGAACTGGGTCCGAATGCCCGCGCGGTAAAGGGTTCGGTCTCGGACCCGGCCGACCTGGATCGCCTCTACGCGGCGGTGAAGGCCGAACGCGGCACGCTCGATATCGTCTTCGCCAACGCGGGGGCAGGCACCCAGCTTGCGCTGGGCAAGATCACCGCCGAGCACATCGACGAAACCTTCGATACCAATGTGAAGGGCGCGATCTTCACCGTACAGAAGGCGCTGCCGCTGATGGGTGAGGGCGGCTCGATCATCCTGACCGGATCCAGCGCGGGTACCACCGGCGCGCCGGGTATGAGCGCCTACAGCGCGAGCAAGGCCGCCGTGCGCAACCTCGCGCGGACCTGGGCGGAAGACCTGAAGGGCACGGGCATCCGGGTCAACGTGCTGTCGCCCGGCGCGACCGCAACGGAGCTCGCCAAGGCCGCGTTGGGCGAAGAAGGGCAGAAGGTGTTCGCGTCCATGACGCCGCTACAGCGCATGGCCGATCCCTCGGAAATCGGTGCGGCGGCAGCCTTCCTTGCTTCGTCGGACAGCAGCTTCATGACCGCGAGCGAGCTGGCCGTCGACGGCGGCCTCGCGCAACTCTGA
- a CDS encoding helix-turn-helix transcriptional regulator: MTTPPEICDTGCGLNATLRVISGKWKPLILFFLRDGSKRYGELKRLVGGVSDKVLIQQLKDLEADQVLARTSYNEVPPRVDYSLTPLGRSLAEAILPLCAWGTANAAEMARIFAGRDAQS, encoded by the coding sequence ATGACGACGCCTCCTGAAATCTGCGACACCGGCTGTGGCCTAAATGCCACGCTCCGCGTCATCTCCGGGAAGTGGAAGCCGCTGATCCTGTTCTTCCTGCGCGATGGCTCGAAGCGTTACGGTGAGCTCAAGCGGCTTGTCGGTGGCGTGAGCGACAAGGTGCTGATCCAGCAATTGAAGGACCTGGAAGCCGACCAGGTGCTCGCGCGAACCAGCTATAACGAAGTGCCGCCGCGCGTCGATTATTCCCTGACACCGTTGGGCCGGAGTCTCGCCGAAGCGATCCTGCCGCTGTGCGCCTGGGGTACCGCGAATGCCGCGGAAATGGCCCGCATCTTCGCCGGCCGCGACGCGCAGTCGTAG
- a CDS encoding PQQ-dependent sugar dehydrogenase, with product MNKLANGFLLAALLTSVAHAQTNAGDQKSDTELPFKMTKVADFELPWRIAFLPDGRMLVTEKVGRVDLVTQDGKKTELKGVPASYYEGQNGMLGVFLSPHYATDHYVYLTYVAPGDYGGGLAMGRGKLVVDGGEPRIDDFQVLWRQLPTGKGGQAGAQIAFSPDGKYLFLTVGDRQRFTPAQDPNQPEGKILRLTLDGKPAPGNPWAGKVGARTIPLIDPAANTEAAKTAPVVSTYTFPGANLTPSETWSTGHRTPYGLAFAPDGQLWELEHGPRGGDELNLIQRGKNYGWPLVSYGVNYDGVPIPSTDTRPDLVKPVIYWVPVIAPGSLMFYTGSMFPEWKGSALISGLVSQGIIRVTVDGKGGATAVNRWSLGKRIRDIEQAPDGSVWIIEDAKSGGLFRLTPK from the coding sequence ATGAATAAGCTGGCCAACGGGTTCCTGCTCGCCGCACTGCTGACAAGCGTCGCCCATGCACAGACCAACGCAGGCGACCAGAAATCCGATACCGAGCTTCCCTTCAAGATGACCAAGGTGGCTGACTTCGAGTTGCCCTGGCGCATCGCCTTCCTCCCCGATGGCCGCATGCTGGTAACCGAGAAGGTCGGCCGCGTGGACCTCGTGACGCAGGATGGCAAGAAGACCGAACTGAAGGGCGTGCCGGCCAGCTATTACGAAGGCCAGAACGGCATGCTCGGCGTCTTCCTCTCGCCGCATTACGCGACGGACCACTACGTCTACCTCACCTATGTCGCCCCCGGCGACTACGGCGGCGGCCTGGCCATGGGCCGGGGCAAATTGGTGGTGGACGGCGGCGAGCCGCGCATCGACGACTTCCAGGTGCTGTGGCGCCAGTTGCCCACGGGCAAGGGTGGCCAGGCCGGCGCGCAGATCGCGTTCTCGCCGGACGGCAAATACCTGTTCCTCACCGTGGGCGATCGCCAGCGATTCACCCCGGCGCAGGACCCCAACCAGCCGGAAGGCAAGATCCTGCGACTGACGCTGGACGGCAAGCCCGCACCGGGCAATCCGTGGGCCGGCAAGGTCGGCGCGCGCACCATCCCGCTGATCGATCCCGCCGCCAACACCGAGGCAGCGAAGACCGCGCCGGTCGTGAGCACGTACACCTTCCCCGGTGCCAACCTCACGCCGTCGGAAACCTGGTCGACCGGTCACCGCACGCCTTATGGCCTCGCGTTCGCTCCCGATGGGCAGCTGTGGGAACTCGAGCATGGTCCGCGCGGCGGCGACGAACTCAACCTGATCCAGCGTGGCAAGAACTATGGCTGGCCGCTGGTTTCCTACGGCGTCAACTACGACGGCGTGCCGATCCCGAGCACGGACACGCGGCCGGACCTGGTCAAGCCGGTGATCTACTGGGTGCCGGTGATCGCGCCGGGTAGCCTCATGTTCTACACCGGCAGCATGTTCCCCGAGTGGAAGGGCAGCGCGCTGATCAGCGGCCTGGTCAGCCAGGGCATCATTCGCGTGACCGTGGACGGCAAGGGTGGCGCCACGGCCGTGAACCGCTGGAGCCTGGGCAAGCGCATCCGCGACATCGAACAGGCGCCCGATGGATCGGTGTGGATTATCGAGGATGCAAAGTCCGGTGGTTTGTTCCGGCTGACGCCGAAATAA
- a CDS encoding nucleotidyl transferase AbiEii/AbiGii toxin family protein, whose product MLDIEGVPVLTRVDSFAEKLLANADRGADRSTMSRDVIDLAMMIDAWGQVRGESVDKATAAYGTSVRKSWDRSAAMVADDAYLRRCIEAMSMDEALIPVIQANLAKAWGR is encoded by the coding sequence GTGCTCGACATCGAGGGTGTCCCGGTCCTCACACGCGTTGATTCTTTCGCTGAAAAGCTGCTCGCCAATGCCGACCGTGGTGCTGATCGTTCGACGATGAGTCGCGACGTCATCGACCTTGCGATGATGATCGATGCATGGGGGCAGGTACGGGGCGAGTCCGTCGACAAAGCCACCGCCGCCTATGGCACGTCCGTTCGGAAGTCTTGGGACAGAAGCGCTGCGATGGTTGCGGACGACGCTTATCTCAGGCGCTGTATCGAGGCCATGTCGATGGACGAGGCGTTGATCCCGGTGATCCAGGCGAACCTTGCGAAGGCCTGGGGGAGATAG
- a CDS encoding helix-turn-helix domain-containing protein has product MQAHTLHPDPLHDLGQAIRAERARLGRTQAEVARAAGVGRQKLIEVEQGRPSVAMGTYAAVMRALNLVPAVAQPMVAIDAFPQLRRLAWNRPGKRTIAEPEALALYERNWDLVDRDAMDDAERALLKLLVDRYGNGVLHV; this is encoded by the coding sequence ATGCAAGCTCACACCCTCCATCCAGATCCCCTGCACGATCTCGGGCAAGCCATCCGGGCCGAGCGCGCCCGGCTGGGCCGCACGCAGGCCGAGGTCGCCAGGGCGGCGGGCGTTGGCAGGCAAAAGCTGATCGAAGTCGAGCAGGGCAGGCCGTCCGTGGCGATGGGAACGTATGCCGCGGTGATGCGCGCGCTGAACCTCGTTCCCGCCGTTGCCCAACCCATGGTCGCCATCGATGCGTTTCCGCAACTGCGACGGTTGGCCTGGAACCGTCCTGGCAAGCGGACCATTGCCGAGCCCGAAGCGCTCGCGCTTTATGAGCGGAATTGGGACCTGGTCGATCGCGATGCGATGGACGATGCCGAACGCGCTCTGCTGAAGCTCCTCGTCGACCGCTATGGCAATGGAGTCCTTCATGTTTGA
- a CDS encoding MFS transporter, which produces MSKASPHAGSDRQPLVRGHRSLEALNFFVADVQAGIGPFLGVFLQSIGWRTGAIGTVMTIGGVAGLLVTAPAGAVIDATRHKRLAIVVSCICTVIASCVVWYAHSFSMVVLSQVATAVAGALLGPAIAGMTLGMTRARGFTHQFGRNQVANHAGNVVGASVSGYIGWKFGFGGVFLVAAVFGVLAVVSVLLIPGDAIDHRAARGLEAHDAGDEAPSGFSILLTCRPLLLLSGALALFHLGNAAMLPLYGLAVVAAHQGEPSAFTALTIVVAQLVMVVASLVAMRMIRSTGYWWIILVTFIALPVRGLLAALFINRWGVYPVQALDGIGAGLQSVAVPALVAKLMQGTGRVNVAQGAVMTMQGIGAALSPALGGVIAESIGYEGAFLILGAISSGSLGLWFANRRQLDASCGVGGCNAGDALAWRTARK; this is translated from the coding sequence ATGTCCAAAGCGTCTCCCCACGCAGGCAGCGATCGCCAGCCCCTTGTGAGGGGCCATCGCTCGCTGGAGGCGTTGAACTTCTTCGTTGCCGACGTGCAGGCAGGGATCGGGCCCTTCCTTGGCGTGTTCCTGCAGTCGATCGGCTGGCGGACCGGGGCCATCGGTACGGTAATGACGATCGGCGGCGTCGCAGGCCTGCTTGTCACCGCGCCTGCGGGCGCCGTCATCGATGCCACCCGGCACAAACGCCTGGCCATCGTCGTCTCGTGCATCTGCACCGTCATCGCCTCGTGCGTCGTCTGGTATGCGCACTCCTTTTCGATGGTGGTGCTGTCCCAGGTGGCGACCGCGGTCGCCGGTGCGTTGCTTGGGCCGGCCATCGCCGGCATGACGCTGGGCATGACCCGGGCGAGGGGCTTCACCCATCAGTTCGGCCGCAACCAAGTCGCGAACCACGCGGGCAACGTGGTCGGGGCGAGCGTCTCCGGCTATATCGGCTGGAAGTTCGGTTTCGGCGGTGTGTTCCTCGTGGCCGCGGTGTTCGGCGTGCTCGCGGTGGTGTCGGTGTTGCTTATCCCCGGCGATGCGATCGACCATCGCGCCGCGCGTGGACTCGAAGCACACGATGCCGGGGACGAAGCGCCATCGGGCTTTTCGATCCTGCTGACATGCCGTCCGTTGCTGCTTCTATCCGGTGCACTGGCGCTGTTCCATCTTGGCAACGCGGCGATGCTGCCGCTGTATGGCCTGGCCGTGGTCGCCGCGCACCAGGGCGAGCCCAGCGCGTTCACGGCGCTGACCATCGTCGTGGCGCAGCTGGTGATGGTGGTGGCCTCGCTCGTCGCCATGCGCATGATCCGCAGCACGGGCTATTGGTGGATCATCCTCGTCACGTTCATCGCGCTGCCCGTGCGAGGACTGCTTGCCGCGCTTTTCATCAATCGGTGGGGTGTCTATCCCGTGCAGGCGCTGGACGGCATCGGCGCCGGCTTGCAGAGCGTCGCGGTACCGGCGCTGGTGGCGAAGCTGATGCAGGGTACGGGGCGCGTCAATGTCGCGCAGGGTGCGGTGATGACGATGCAAGGGATCGGTGCGGCGCTCAGTCCTGCGCTGGGTGGCGTCATCGCTGAGTCGATTGGCTACGAAGGCGCTTTCCTGATCCTTGGCGCCATTTCGTCTGGGTCACTGGGCCTGTGGTTTGCCAATCGCAGGCAACTCGACGCGTCGTGTGGCGTCGGTGGATGCAACGCCGGTGATGCACTGGCGTGGCGAACCGCAAGAAAGTGA
- a CDS encoding alkene reductase: MTDLAPLFTPFRAGDIELANRIVMAPLTRDRAGPGMVPRPIAAEYYGQRAEAGLIVTEATQISPQGQGYLDTPGIHSAAQVAGWKNVTDAVHKRGGKIVLQLWHVGRISHTSLQEGGKAPVAPSAIRAKSRTMTAKGFEATSEPRALGADEIPLIAHAYARATELALDAGFDGVEVHAANGYLIDQFLRDRTNQRTDAWGGSITNRLRFLRLVLDKVIGVAGAGRTGIRISPTTPSNDIADSQPWPLFSAVVDELRTRQLAYVHVIEGETQGDRNVVPFDYEALRTRYAGNWMVNNGYNGGMAADAVRNGLADLVAFGRDFISNPDLVTRLRNGYPLAPSNRDTYYGGGAEGYTDYPAYGAK; the protein is encoded by the coding sequence ATGACCGACCTTGCCCCTCTCTTCACGCCCTTCCGTGCCGGTGACATCGAGCTGGCCAATCGCATCGTCATGGCGCCGCTGACCCGCGACCGTGCCGGTCCCGGCATGGTGCCCCGCCCGATCGCCGCCGAGTATTACGGCCAGCGAGCCGAGGCCGGCCTGATCGTCACCGAGGCGACGCAGATATCGCCGCAGGGCCAGGGCTATCTCGACACGCCGGGCATCCATAGCGCGGCGCAGGTGGCGGGCTGGAAGAACGTGACTGACGCGGTGCATAAGCGTGGCGGCAAGATCGTGCTGCAGCTGTGGCACGTGGGCCGCATCTCGCACACCTCATTGCAGGAAGGCGGCAAGGCACCGGTTGCACCGTCGGCCATCCGCGCGAAGAGCCGCACGATGACGGCCAAGGGCTTCGAGGCGACGTCGGAACCACGCGCGCTGGGCGCGGATGAAATCCCGCTGATTGCGCACGCCTACGCCCGCGCCACCGAACTCGCGCTGGATGCCGGCTTCGATGGCGTGGAAGTCCACGCAGCGAACGGCTACCTCATCGATCAGTTTCTCCGCGACAGGACCAACCAGCGCACCGATGCATGGGGTGGCAGCATCACCAACCGCCTTCGCTTCCTGCGCCTCGTGCTCGACAAGGTCATCGGTGTCGCGGGTGCGGGCCGGACTGGCATCCGGATTTCCCCGACCACGCCATCGAACGACATCGCCGACTCGCAACCTTGGCCGCTGTTCAGCGCCGTCGTCGACGAGCTACGCACGCGGCAGCTTGCCTATGTGCACGTGATCGAAGGCGAAACCCAGGGCGACCGCAACGTCGTTCCCTTCGACTACGAAGCGCTCCGCACGCGCTACGCCGGCAACTGGATGGTGAACAACGGCTACAACGGCGGCATGGCGGCCGATGCAGTCAGGAATGGCCTTGCCGATCTCGTGGCGTTCGGGCGTGACTTCATCAGCAATCCGGATCTCGTCACGCGCCTGCGCAACGGTTATCCGCTCGCGCCATCCAACCGCGATACGTATTACGGCGGCGGTGCCGAGGGATACACGGACTATCCGGCCTACGGCGCGAAGTGA
- a CDS encoding TOBE domain-containing protein produces MLQYDGSLWLTDGSRRWGGQDRVDLLFQIGQTGSITAAAKAVGMSYKGAWDAVEAMNNLAGEALVLRATGGKGGGGATLTPRAERLVASFRSIEAAHRLFVEHLASLGDEATHDIHLLRHLTMRTSARNQLAGVVDHVQQGAVNDSVAIRTTGGARLVATVTRDSTDHLGLVPGRPVVALIKASWVILGLPGQGSLSASNQLPGTVARVTPGAVNTEVTVSIEGGATLASIITRDSAEDLGLRDGMAVVAIFDAGSVIVGVTD; encoded by the coding sequence ATGCTTCAGTACGACGGCTCCCTTTGGCTTACGGATGGTTCGCGGCGCTGGGGCGGCCAGGACCGCGTGGACCTGCTGTTCCAGATCGGCCAGACCGGATCGATCACCGCGGCCGCGAAGGCCGTCGGCATGAGCTACAAGGGCGCCTGGGACGCGGTCGAGGCCATGAACAACCTCGCTGGCGAAGCGCTCGTGCTACGTGCCACGGGCGGCAAGGGCGGGGGCGGCGCAACCCTCACGCCGCGCGCCGAGCGCCTCGTCGCCTCGTTTCGCAGCATCGAAGCAGCCCATCGCCTGTTCGTCGAACACCTCGCGTCGCTTGGCGACGAGGCCACCCATGACATCCATCTGCTGAGGCACCTGACCATGCGAACGAGCGCGAGGAACCAGCTGGCCGGCGTCGTCGACCATGTCCAGCAGGGGGCGGTGAACGACAGCGTGGCCATTCGCACCACGGGCGGCGCTCGACTGGTCGCCACCGTGACCCGGGACAGCACCGATCATCTCGGCCTGGTGCCTGGGCGCCCCGTGGTGGCGCTCATCAAGGCGAGCTGGGTTATCCTCGGGTTGCCTGGGCAGGGGAGCCTGTCGGCCTCCAACCAGCTACCGGGCACCGTGGCCCGCGTCACCCCGGGTGCCGTGAACACCGAAGTGACGGTGTCGATCGAGGGCGGTGCGACCCTGGCGTCGATCATCACCAGGGACAGTGCCGAAGACCTCGGCCTGCGGGATGGCATGGCCGTCGTCGCAATCTTCGACGCAGGTTCGGTGATCGTGGGCGTGACCGACTAG